The Tolypothrix sp. PCC 7712 region GCTATTTGAATTAATTGACGCTTCTGGCTTAGAGTTTATCGGTTTCTCCAATCCTGGTTTCTGGCAATTAGACAGACTTTTAGCGAAAGCACCCGATTTGATGGAGCGAACTAAAAACTTGAGCGATGCCTCCGGCAGGCTACGCCAACGCCAAATCTACCGTTTAATTGAATTACTCGATCCAGAAGTTACCCATTACGAATTTTTCCTAGGTCGTCCTCCGATTACGAAAGCTGATTGGTCAGATGATAACGCTCTATTGCAGGCAATTCCTGAACTTAATCCTTGTATAGATGGCTTTCCCAGCCAATGTATATTTAACTACGATTACCAAATAGTTAATTTGTCAGCAGAAGAGTTGGAATTTCTACAACGCTGTGATGGTAATTCTACAGTGGCGCAAATAATATCTGCTGTACAGCTAGAGTTAGATAAAGTGAAACAGCTGCTCAAGCAACAAATAGTGATGTTGACTCCAACCTCAATAGATTTGGACTCAGTTAGCTCACGCGGTTAAACCAAGCTATGTAATTACCTATTCAGGATTTCCACTATCTCACTCAAGTGCTTACATAACAATAAAAGTTCGGATTTTGAACTATCCGGATTTTTTTTATTCAAAAAATATACATTTACCCGAAATTTACAAAACCCTGCAAAAATATAAAGTTTTATTCAAAAATACTTTTTTTGCTTCCGTATAAAAGTAAATGCTAATACATTGTACTTGTTATCTCTTACGAGCTTGTACTTACGTAGTTCTACATTAATTAAAGGAGAATTTGCGGATGAAATTAGCGAAAAAGCTGAGTATTGCCGCTACTAGTGTTATCTTGTCTGTTGCTGCTGTTAGTGCTAAACCCTCTGAAGCTGCAAGTGTCAAGTTCGCTAGCCAAGCTGGTGGCACATTTAATTACAATGTAGTTACCGATACAAACAATGAAACGTTGGCTAAAAGTAGTACCATTACAGTTTCTGGTTTGGCTGGCGTAACTAATGTTAATGTTGCAGATTCATCATTTCTGAAGATTTTTGGATTTGATGAAAATCAGGTTGTTTTGACACTGAAGAAAGCAGCAACAGGTACTGCAATAGGGAACCCCTTTGCAGGATTAGATTTTTCTATAATCAGTAAATTTACAACACCAGCTACAGTCAGTTTCTCAGTTCTCAATGGTACTCAGTTCAATGCTGGGAATACCACTGGGCCTATAGAAGATGTCCCTGAACCTATGACAGTTGGTGGCACATTAGTAGCTATTGGCTTTGGTACTTGGCTGAAGCGCAAGAAAGCTGAGTCTGTGCAGAAAGCTTAGTTAATAAACCCTTCTCACTCAAACCTCCTCTTAGTTAACGGGGTGCAACAACCACTTTGATAAGACATAAATTTATGCCCCTAGAGATTGCCTGTAATTCTCTCTGAGGGGCATTCATAATTTAGGGCATTGGGTATGGGAAAGACAGATTTTCATGGCAAGACTTGTGTCAGAACCTGGTATGAATGGCTGACTTGAAAATTATACTAACTAGCTACAATTTAGATTCGTAATCAAGAGCGATCGCTCTTGTAAATCTTGGCAGAATATTTGATCAATTGTTGTAACATCTAGGCATTACAACTCGAGTATTAGTACTTTTACTGAATAGACCTTAAGAAAATTATTAAGCAGCAAGCGATCGCCAGATCAAGAGCTATTGTAAAGGTGTCTGTGACTAGGTCTAACCCTGTCTCTAATTCTCCTCATCGCCCCTTATTTGGTTGGTTCCTGGCTGCTGAACAACAAGTTAATTGTTTTTTTCTAAAGTATTGTTACCAGATCGTGATATGATTCAGCTGACTGGATGTGCAGTCATCATCCTTATCTGTACTGGTTTCGAGTCTCGTGAGCTTGTCAGACGAATCAACTGCATCGACTCCAACAACAACACCAAATGCTCAATCTGGTTCTGATGACGAAGAACGAGTAAACTCTATGGGAGAGTTCTATCAACTCTACCAGAAGTTGTTGGTAATCACACTTGTGTTGACAGGGATAATATTTATCTCTGTGTGGATTTTTTATTCCCTAAACATTGCTCTGAATTATTTGATTGGAGCGTGTACAGGTGTGGTTTACTTAAAAATGCTGGCCAAAGACGTTGAGCGACTCGGTGGTGAGAAAAAGCGTCTGAGTAAAAGTCGTTTTGCTCTATTTATTGGGTTGATTGTATTAGCAACTCAATGGCATGAGTTACAGATTTTGCCCATTTTTTTGGGATTTCTAACTTACAAAGCCACGCTCCTCGTCTACACCGTGCAAACTGCGTTTCTTCCTGATTCTTAACAAGTCAGGCTCACAAAGACAATACTCCCATCCTCGCTCGTTGGGGAAAATGCTTGAAGAATGCAAATGCTTAGTGTCTTAAACGCCTTTAATTCATTTCCCCTAGCCGAATTAGAAGTAGGTCATCATTTCTACTGGCAATTGGGCAATCTGAAAATTCATGGGCAGGTTTTTCTCACCTCATGGTTTGTGATTGGCATTCTAGTAATAGCCTCACTAGCTGCTACTCGCAATGCACAAAGAATTCCTCGCGGCATCCAAAATTTGATGGAATATGCCCTAGAATTTATTCGGGATCTGGCAAAAAACCAACTTGGTGAGAAAGAGTACCGCCCTTGGGTGCCATTCATTGGCACATTGTTCTTGTTTATATTCGTATCGAACTGGTCAGGCGCGCTCATCCCTTGGAAACTAATCAAGTTACCTTCTGGTGAATTAGCAGCTCCCACCAATGACATCAATACGACCGTAGCATTGGCATTGCTGACCTCTTTGGCGTATTTTTACGCGGGTTTTAGCAAGCGGGGTTTGGGCTACTTTAAAAAGTATATTGAGCCAACGCCTGTTCTGTTGCCGATCGCGATCCTAGAAGATTTCACCAAGCCCCTCTCCCTAAGCTTCCGTCTATTCGGAAATATATTGGCGGATGAATTGGTTGTAGCGGTGCTGGTTCTGCTTGTTCCTCTATTTATACCTCTGCCTGTGATGGCTTTGGGTTTATTTACCAGTGCCATCCAAGCCCTGGTATTTGCTACCCTGGCTGGGGCTTATATTCATGAGGCGATGGAGGGACATGGTGGAGATGAGCATGAGGAGCATCATTAACGCTTCTCAGGAGATAGCACAGTTCCGACGAGCATAGATGCTCAAAACATCGCCCAGTGCGATTTGTGAGAACTCGGTGCAGCGTGGAAACCACGTCTTTACTAGTTAACCTACTTTTGTTAGTTCTGTACTTCAAGCAAGGAAAATCATCATGGATCCATTAGTTTCTGCTGCTTCAGTTCTGGCTGCTGCTCTAGCAATTGGTTTAGCTGCAATTGGCCCTGGTATCGGTCAAGGTAATGCTGCAGGTCAAGCAGTAGAAGGTATCGCCCGTCAACCCGAAGCAGAAGGCAAAATTCGGGGTACTCTACTGTTAACCTTGGCGTTCATGGAATCCCTCACCATTTACGGTCTGGTAATCGCTTTGGTGTTGCTATTTGCTAACCCCTTTGCCTAAGACCTAAAAGTTTTATGATTGTAGAGACGTGAATCTTCACATCTCTACAATTAAAATCTTTTGGGTATTTAGTCGTTCTGATGTAAGTTACCCTTGTTGGCTAAGGGTTCCTAAAATTTAAACGGTTGGATGATTTTGCTAGCCATGAACACTGCTACTCCAGCCAAAGAGGAGAGAAATGTTTGATTTCGATGCTACTTTGCCCTTTATGGCATTGCAGTTCCTGTTGTTAGCAGCTTTATTGAATGTAATTTTCTATAAGCCACTGACCAAGGTGCTGGACGATCGCGATAATTACATCCGAACGAATACCCTTGATGCCAAAGAACGCTTGGCTAAAGCCGAACGCTTAACCCAGGAATATGAGCAACAACTAGCAGACGCTCGCAGGCAATCGCAAGCGGCTATAGAAGCAGCTCAGTTGGAAGCTAAGAAAATTACTGCCCAAAAAATCGCTGAAGCGCAACAGGAAGCTCAACAAGAAAGAGAACGAGCTGCTATTGAAATAGAGCAACAAAAACAACAAGCTTTTAGCGAGTTAGAACAACAAGTTGATGCTCTAAGCAGACAGATTCTAGAAAAACTATTAGGGCCGGCTCTCGCTAGATAAGCGACAGTATTAGGTTCTGTGAAAGCATACGCGCAGATGGGCAATTGCCACGAAGCGCTTAATTAAGTGTCCAAAAAAGGCACTTTTTTCCTTCGGGAAGTTCAGCAACTTAATAGATCTTAGAGAAGTTAAGAACCTTTATTTCCCTAAAGGAAAATACAACGTATTAGCAAGCGAGCAGCGCACTTGTAGATGGGTAACATGGGCACATTCTTATTACTTGCCACAGAACACTCTGAATTAGCAGAAGGCGCAGCAGAAGGTGGTTTCGGTCTAAACCTAGACCTGTTTGAAACCAATCTCATTAACCTAGCGATTCTGGTTGGCATATTATTCTACTTCGGACGTAAAGTTTTAAGCAATATCCTCACCGAGCGACGGTCAAATATTGAAACCGCAGTTCGGGAAGCAGAAAAGCGCCAAAAAGAGGCACAAATTGCTTTATCTCAGGCGCAAGAGCAGTTAACTCAAGCTCAGGCAGAAGCGCAACGCATCCGCAAAGCTGCCGAAGAAAGCGCCCAAGCGGCTAAAGAAGCTCTGTTGGCAAAAGCAGCGCAAGACGTAGAACGCTTGCAACAAACAGCAGCAGCAGATTTGAACACAGAAAGAGAGCGAGCGCTGGCCGAACTGCGCCAGAGGGTAGCTGCATTAGCATTGCAAAAAGTCGAGTCAGAACTGCGGACTGGTATTGCTGACGATGTTCAACAAACAATAATTGACCGCAGTATCGCGCAGGTGGGAGGAAGCTGATGAAAAGTAATGTAGAAACAGCCGAAGTCGCCCAACCTTACGCACAGGCT contains the following coding sequences:
- a CDS encoding PEP-CTERM sorting domain-containing protein; translation: MKLAKKLSIAATSVILSVAAVSAKPSEAASVKFASQAGGTFNYNVVTDTNNETLAKSSTITVSGLAGVTNVNVADSSFLKIFGFDENQVVLTLKKAATGTAIGNPFAGLDFSIISKFTTPATVSFSVLNGTQFNAGNTTGPIEDVPEPMTVGGTLVAIGFGTWLKRKKAESVQKA
- a CDS encoding ATP synthase subunit I, translated to MSLSDESTASTPTTTPNAQSGSDDEERVNSMGEFYQLYQKLLVITLVLTGIIFISVWIFYSLNIALNYLIGACTGVVYLKMLAKDVERLGGEKKRLSKSRFALFIGLIVLATQWHELQILPIFLGFLTYKATLLVYTVQTAFLPDS
- the atpB gene encoding F0F1 ATP synthase subunit A codes for the protein MQMLSVLNAFNSFPLAELEVGHHFYWQLGNLKIHGQVFLTSWFVIGILVIASLAATRNAQRIPRGIQNLMEYALEFIRDLAKNQLGEKEYRPWVPFIGTLFLFIFVSNWSGALIPWKLIKLPSGELAAPTNDINTTVALALLTSLAYFYAGFSKRGLGYFKKYIEPTPVLLPIAILEDFTKPLSLSFRLFGNILADELVVAVLVLLVPLFIPLPVMALGLFTSAIQALVFATLAGAYIHEAMEGHGGDEHEEHH
- the atpE gene encoding ATP synthase F0 subunit C translates to MDPLVSAASVLAAALAIGLAAIGPGIGQGNAAGQAVEGIARQPEAEGKIRGTLLLTLAFMESLTIYGLVIALVLLFANPFA
- a CDS encoding F0F1 ATP synthase subunit B'; the protein is MFDFDATLPFMALQFLLLAALLNVIFYKPLTKVLDDRDNYIRTNTLDAKERLAKAERLTQEYEQQLADARRQSQAAIEAAQLEAKKITAQKIAEAQQEAQQERERAAIEIEQQKQQAFSELEQQVDALSRQILEKLLGPALAR
- a CDS encoding F0F1 ATP synthase subunit B; protein product: MGNMGTFLLLATEHSELAEGAAEGGFGLNLDLFETNLINLAILVGILFYFGRKVLSNILTERRSNIETAVREAEKRQKEAQIALSQAQEQLTQAQAEAQRIRKAAEESAQAAKEALLAKAAQDVERLQQTAAADLNTERERALAELRQRVAALALQKVESELRTGIADDVQQTIIDRSIAQVGGS